In the genome of Deltaproteobacteria bacterium, one region contains:
- a CDS encoding FliA/WhiG family RNA polymerase sigma factor — protein MIPYAQTTYQEPVPPPAPLTTVEQGRVVGHLKIVKWTVHRIVERLPTHVDPDDLMHSGILGLIDAVQRFQWGREREAEEFRAYAECRVRGRVMDELRRLDVLPRSAREKVKFFKRGVEHLRQELKREPTELEVSTQLGVDIETCQKWRAEANLGQQIPFDGLQGGDSLQGFLQQILAISDPDTPEALVHIEEVKRILTEEIDKLTERERQVISLYYYEEMTLKEIGMVLSVSESRISQVRSQAITKLMKRLRAVFGADAESEVTEL, from the coding sequence ATGATTCCGTACGCACAAACAACCTATCAGGAGCCGGTGCCGCCGCCGGCGCCACTGACGACCGTGGAACAAGGCCGTGTCGTCGGCCATCTGAAGATCGTCAAATGGACGGTGCATCGGATCGTCGAACGGCTGCCGACGCATGTCGATCCGGACGATTTAATGCACAGCGGAATCCTTGGACTGATCGACGCCGTACAACGCTTTCAATGGGGCCGCGAGCGGGAAGCGGAAGAATTCCGCGCGTACGCGGAGTGCCGGGTGCGCGGCCGTGTGATGGATGAATTGCGGCGTCTGGATGTGTTGCCGCGATCGGCCCGTGAGAAGGTCAAATTTTTTAAACGTGGCGTCGAACATTTACGCCAAGAGTTGAAGCGGGAGCCAACGGAGTTGGAAGTTTCCACCCAACTTGGTGTGGATATCGAAACCTGTCAAAAATGGCGCGCGGAGGCGAATCTCGGCCAGCAAATCCCATTCGATGGGCTGCAAGGCGGCGATTCGTTGCAAGGATTCTTGCAGCAAATCTTGGCCATCAGCGATCCGGATACGCCGGAGGCGTTGGTGCATATCGAAGAAGTGAAGCGGATTTTGACCGAAGAAATCGACAAGCTCACGGAACGCGAGCGGCAAGTCATCAGCTTGTATTATTACGAAGAGATGACGCTCAAAGAAATCGGGATGGTCCTGTCGGTCTCCGAATCGCGTATTTCGCAAGTGCGGTCGCAAGCCATCACGAAGTTGATGAAACGGTTGCGCGCGGTGTTCGGCGCCGACGCCGAGAGCGAGGTGACGGAACTATGA
- a CDS encoding glycosyltransferase: MSPLPSVSLCMIVKNEAAWIARAIMSARALVSEVVVVDTGSSDGTVAAAEAAGARVLPFTWCDDFAAARNFSLDHAHGEWALILDADECLDAAGVEALAQWLANPTADLVMLLQTTYSHQSQLVMWQPNQLLMSEAATFPGYIESPLIRLVRRTPDVRFTGHVHEEIVPPPHLQAVRLPVRIHHYGQVRSDPHTEKVALYRRLAERKVAAGPLTAKTCFDYAVASWEAGDVATARTHFLKTLEFLPHHLPSLCALATMEGARGAWSAAATYYTQALAANPRYLGAVLGMIDCCVAQHNSAGAAQYLAQAEQLAPTHPQVLRRKTQATAPTLSLCMIVRNEAAWLRRCLASVEGLVQEIVVVDTGSTDDTKVIAQAAGARVVDFPWCDDFSAARNVSIEHATGDWILVLDADETIARTDHAAIRDLITHPRGQLYFFIQTSYTEESSTFDWIPNHLHVPEAAAYAGYCESFLVRLFCRCPEIRFRGQVHEHAEHLDPSVKAVDTPLRIHHYGKTVGPERDARKGELYLRLGLAKCRERPHDAHVWYELGVQYWLLEQTDRAREALHRAVALNPTYVRPHIALAGIAHAEGNAAEAVRHYTQVLTLDPKHVMPYLYLPGLFLDLHDFQAAEAVIAAGLQYFRDYPSLHINRGVVQMAMGNYRGALSAFREALQLHPNEPLAVLNCGIAWMNLGEWEAARQAFEQAQQWPRTCRTARRHLAEWHFRRRELPQALALLDALVHEGQADAETHYQRSVVLIQQRNMDAARAALAAITTFDGLSAQALERLTYCYRAVGDEAGAQRVSAPERQRRPGAR; encoded by the coding sequence ATGAGCCCATTGCCCTCCGTGAGTCTCTGCATGATCGTAAAGAACGAAGCGGCGTGGATCGCGCGCGCGATCATGTCCGCACGGGCGCTCGTGTCGGAGGTCGTCGTCGTGGACACCGGATCGTCTGACGGCACCGTGGCCGCCGCCGAGGCGGCCGGCGCGCGCGTGCTCCCGTTTACCTGGTGCGACGATTTCGCTGCCGCGCGGAATTTCTCGCTCGACCACGCGCACGGCGAGTGGGCCCTGATCCTCGACGCCGATGAATGCCTCGATGCGGCCGGCGTGGAAGCCTTGGCGCAATGGCTCGCCAATCCGACGGCGGATCTGGTGATGCTGCTCCAAACTACGTATTCCCATCAGAGCCAACTGGTGATGTGGCAGCCGAATCAGTTGCTGATGTCGGAAGCGGCCACGTTCCCCGGCTATATCGAATCGCCGCTGATCCGCTTGGTGCGGCGAACACCGGACGTGCGCTTTACCGGTCACGTGCATGAAGAAATCGTGCCGCCGCCGCACTTGCAGGCCGTGCGTCTCCCGGTGCGCATTCACCATTACGGCCAAGTGCGCAGCGATCCGCACACCGAAAAGGTCGCATTGTATCGGCGATTGGCGGAACGGAAAGTCGCGGCAGGTCCGCTGACGGCGAAAACGTGTTTCGATTATGCCGTGGCGAGTTGGGAGGCCGGCGATGTCGCGACCGCGCGCACGCATTTCCTGAAGACGTTGGAATTTTTGCCGCACCATTTGCCCAGCCTGTGCGCCCTCGCCACCATGGAAGGCGCACGCGGGGCATGGAGCGCGGCGGCGACGTATTACACGCAGGCTCTCGCGGCCAATCCGCGCTATCTCGGGGCGGTCTTGGGGATGATCGATTGCTGCGTGGCGCAACACAATTCGGCGGGCGCCGCGCAGTATTTGGCGCAAGCGGAACAGTTGGCGCCGACACATCCGCAAGTCCTGCGGCGCAAAACGCAGGCGACCGCGCCGACCCTTTCGCTCTGCATGATCGTCCGCAACGAAGCCGCCTGGTTGCGGCGGTGCTTGGCCAGTGTCGAAGGCTTGGTGCAAGAAATCGTCGTCGTCGACACTGGCTCGACCGATGACACCAAGGTTATTGCGCAGGCCGCGGGGGCGCGCGTCGTCGACTTTCCCTGGTGCGACGATTTCTCCGCCGCGCGCAATGTCTCGATCGAGCACGCCACCGGCGACTGGATTTTAGTCCTTGATGCGGATGAAACCATCGCGCGCACCGATCACGCCGCGATCCGCGACCTGATCACGCACCCACGCGGGCAGCTCTATTTTTTCATCCAGACCAGCTACACCGAAGAATCGTCCACCTTCGATTGGATCCCGAATCATCTCCATGTCCCGGAAGCCGCTGCCTATGCCGGCTATTGCGAATCGTTCCTCGTCCGACTGTTCTGCCGCTGCCCGGAGATTCGTTTCCGCGGCCAAGTGCATGAACATGCGGAACATCTCGATCCGTCCGTGAAGGCCGTCGACACGCCATTGCGCATTCATCATTACGGCAAGACCGTGGGTCCGGAACGTGATGCGCGTAAAGGCGAACTCTACTTGCGCTTAGGCCTGGCCAAATGCCGGGAACGACCGCACGACGCGCATGTCTGGTACGAGCTGGGCGTGCAATACTGGCTACTCGAACAAACAGATCGAGCGCGCGAGGCCTTGCATCGTGCCGTAGCGCTCAATCCCACTTATGTCCGACCACACATCGCGCTCGCCGGGATCGCGCATGCCGAGGGCAATGCGGCGGAGGCGGTGCGGCACTACACGCAGGTCCTGACGCTCGATCCGAAACACGTGATGCCGTATCTCTATCTCCCCGGTCTGTTCCTTGACCTGCATGACTTCCAAGCGGCGGAGGCCGTCATTGCCGCCGGGTTGCAATATTTTCGTGACTATCCATCCTTACACATTAATCGGGGCGTGGTGCAAATGGCGATGGGCAATTACCGAGGCGCCTTGAGCGCCTTCCGCGAGGCGCTGCAACTCCATCCCAACGAACCGCTGGCCGTCTTGAATTGTGGCATCGCGTGGATGAATCTCGGGGAGTGGGAGGCGGCGCGCCAAGCGTTCGAACAGGCCCAACAATGGCCGCGGACTTGTCGAACGGCGCGGCGCCATTTGGCCGAATGGCACTTCCGGCGCCGCGAACTCCCGCAAGCGCTCGCATTGCTCGATGCGTTGGTCCATGAAGGGCAGGCGGATGCGGAGACGCATTATCAACGCAGCGTCGTGTTGATTCAACAACGCAACATGGATGCGGCCCGTGCGGCGTTGGCGGCCATTACCACATTCGACGGACTCAGCGCGCAAGCACTCGAGCGTCTGACGTACTGTTATCGTGCGGTCGGCGACGAGGCCGGCGCACAACGAGTAAGCGCGCCGGAGCGGCAGCGGAGGCCTGGCGCACGGTAG